The following proteins come from a genomic window of Athalia rosae chromosome 1, iyAthRosa1.1, whole genome shotgun sequence:
- the LOC105690999 gene encoding leucine-rich repeat-containing protein 24-like, with product MQSHTVGFLLAVCAASCTAAKCRPGGGDTPESYICEGITDHADLNTIPASARRITIVNSRIPTIQRGAFARFVDSLVSLNITNSAVSNLQAGAFTGLGELRHLILNHNEIKSIKTNWIQDLPKLETLHLWRNHINEIEPAVFDHLPQLELLDIAFNVIDHCIPPESLGKLKNLKIVYVTGNPWPLRCRPPVIFHLENSHVRLVNTWGYTHVFIEECLAHEPAAKYDDVALDKCVADHVANSRNRDHR from the exons ATGCAGTCGCACACCGTGGGATTCTTGTTGGCGGTTTGCGCGGCGTCCTGCACCGCCGCCAAGTGTCGTCCGGGAGGTGGAGACACCCCGGAATCTTATATCTGCGAGGGAATCACCGACCATGCG GATTTGAACACGATACCGGCGTCGGCTCGGAGGATCACCATAGTGAATTCGAGGATTCCTACGATTCAGAGAGGCGCCTTTGCGAGGTTCGTCGATTCTCTGGTTTCGCTGAACATAACGAACTCGGCGGTGTCCAATCTCCAGGCGGGTGCTTTTACGGGACTCGGCGAACTTCGCCATCTTATTCTCAACCACAACGAGATAAAGTCGATAAAAACCAACTGGATCCAAGACCTTCCGAAACTGGAGACCCTTCACCTCTGGCGCAACCATATAAACGAGATCGAGCCGGCGGTTTTCGACCACTTGCCGCAACTCGAACTCCTGGACATCGCTTTCAACGTAATCGACCATTGCATCCCTCCGGAATCGCTCGGTAAactgaaaaatctgaaaatagtGTACGTCACCGGCAACCCATGGCCTCTGAGATGCCGCCCCCCGGTGATTTTCCACCTCGAGAATTCCCACGTTCGTCTCGTCAACACCTGGGGTTACACCCACGTCTTCATCGAGGAGTGCCTGGCCCACGAACCAGCCGCGAAGTACGACGACGTGGCATTGGACAAATGCGTCGCCGATCACGTCGCCAATTCCCGTAACCGCGATCACCGCTGA